A window of the Gammaproteobacteria bacterium genome harbors these coding sequences:
- a CDS encoding carboxymuconolactone decarboxylase family protein has protein sequence MIFISSKTSYPWYLKLFFWNQKRRYGEVLEPAKLWGRSPTVFATLALLFGALDRKSSPISPSLRSLITVRVSQINWCTFCVDINSMMVLRRGNSPEKLNQLANFRDCDLFSDQEKAALHYAEIITKSDVQVNTDDQHRLRQHFNDDEIIELTAIISFQNMSSKFNAALDIPPQGFCQIKPTSPTND, from the coding sequence ATCATTTTCATTTCAAGTAAAACAAGCTATCCGTGGTATTTGAAACTTTTTTTTTGGAATCAAAAACGCCGTTATGGTGAAGTATTAGAACCCGCAAAATTATGGGGTCGCAGCCCAACAGTATTTGCAACGCTGGCGTTACTTTTTGGTGCTTTAGACCGTAAGTCATCGCCAATTTCGCCATCGTTACGCTCACTAATCACGGTCAGAGTATCGCAAATTAATTGGTGTACATTCTGTGTTGATATCAACTCAATGATGGTATTACGCCGTGGTAACAGCCCAGAAAAATTAAACCAATTAGCTAATTTTCGTGACTGCGATTTATTTAGTGATCAAGAAAAGGCAGCGCTACATTATGCAGAGATCATCACCAAATCAGATGTTCAGGTCAACACTGATGATCAGCATCGGTTACGGCAACATTTTAACGATGACGAAATTATCGAACTAACGGCAATAATTTCATTTCAAAATATGTCGAGTAAGTTTAATGCGGCGCTAGATATACCACCGCAAGGCTTCTGCCAAATCAAGCCAACGAGCCCTACCAACGACTAA
- a CDS encoding type II transport protein GspH, whose translation MLSKQGFSLINLLVVTAIIAIAVFVAVPGLSAALKQTRVASEYNQVLTLVDTARQYALINRSYVTMCPSSDGEICSRDWMAGILVFVDRNNDQVLGADDLLIQYARHRSSQVKLTWRAFRRHHYLNFSSLGWTDHYNGTFRFCIEGDDLRFNRALIVSKTGRIRKSTDRNRDGVHEDASGRVLRC comes from the coding sequence ATGTTATCAAAACAAGGATTTAGTCTGATTAATTTGTTAGTAGTAACAGCGATTATAGCAATTGCTGTGTTCGTCGCAGTGCCCGGCTTAAGCGCCGCGCTCAAACAAACACGAGTAGCCAGTGAATATAATCAGGTATTAACTCTGGTAGATACCGCACGTCAATATGCGTTGATTAATCGAAGTTATGTCACCATGTGTCCATCTTCAGACGGTGAAATATGCAGTCGAGATTGGATGGCGGGCATACTAGTGTTTGTTGATCGTAATAACGACCAAGTATTAGGGGCGGATGATTTGTTGATTCAATATGCGCGCCATCGTAGCTCACAAGTAAAACTCACTTGGCGGGCGTTTCGTCGACATCATTATCTAAATTTTAGCAGTTTGGGTTGGACCGATCATTATAATGGCACGTTCAGGTTTTGCATTGAAGGAGACGACTTGCGGTTTAATCGGGCATTAATCGTTAGTAAAACAGGGCGGATCCGAAAATCTACCGATCGTAATCGTGATGGGGTCCATGAGGATGCTAGCGGCAGAGTCTTAAGGTGTTAG
- the mutH gene encoding DNA mismatch repair endonuclease MutH yields MIERPSDEQQLLLRAQSLAGLTLSQLADDLKVTVPDSLKNNKGWIGNLLELALGATAGSKPQQDFPELGIELKSIPIDCRGKPLETTYVCITPLMGIGGLTWQQSNIFNKLRKVLWIPILSERSLAISERQIGSPFIWQPSADQLQLMQQDWEEIMELIALGKISSINGKIGQVLQLRPKGANSKALTSAIGIDGARIMTLPRGFYLKIPFTHQILKAQFNY; encoded by the coding sequence ATGATTGAACGACCAAGCGATGAACAGCAACTGCTACTACGAGCACAATCACTGGCTGGCTTAACACTAAGCCAACTTGCTGATGATCTAAAAGTCACCGTACCCGATTCACTGAAAAATAATAAAGGCTGGATTGGTAACCTTCTTGAATTAGCACTAGGTGCAACTGCTGGCTCTAAACCACAACAAGACTTTCCTGAGCTAGGTATTGAGCTAAAAAGCATTCCGATAGATTGTCGTGGCAAGCCATTAGAAACAACCTATGTTTGCATTACCCCTTTAATGGGTATTGGCGGACTGACCTGGCAGCAATCAAATATCTTCAATAAGTTACGCAAAGTACTTTGGATCCCAATTTTATCTGAACGCTCACTTGCGATCAGCGAGCGTCAAATAGGCAGCCCATTTATTTGGCAACCCAGCGCCGACCAGTTGCAATTAATGCAACAAGATTGGGAAGAAATAATGGAACTGATTGCGTTGGGTAAAATTTCAAGCATCAATGGCAAAATTGGCCAAGTTTTACAACTGCGTCCCAAGGGAGCTAATAGCAAAGCCCTTACTAGCGCGATAGGTATAGACGGGGCTCGTATCATGACCCTGCCGCGTGGCTTTTATCTTAAAATTCCTTTTACTCATCAGATCCTCAAAGCCCAATTTAATTATTAA
- a CDS encoding NADPH-dependent 2,4-dienoyl-CoA reductase: MLSPLDLGFTTLKNRVLMGSMHTGLEEEKGGFEKLAAFYAERARGGVGLIVTGGIAPNFRGRIAPHGSQLSFSWQTSKHKLVTDAVHKAGSKICLQILHTGRYAYHPFNISASNIKAPINPFKPRAMSERQIKNTIKDFANTCHLAKKAGYDGVEIMGSEGYLINQFLCTRTNKRQDQWGGSYQNRMRLALEIVKASRKKVGNDFIIIFRLSMLDLVEKGSTWDEVVILAKELEQSGVTLLNTGVGWHEARIPTIATSVPRAAFSWVTAKMKKEVSIPLIATNRINTPEVAEAILERGDADMVSMARPMLADADFVNKAARNEADSINTCIACNQACLDHVFKQKRASCLVNPRACYETELNFDATKTPKKLAVIGGGMAGMSFAIYASERGHDVTLFEASDTLGGQFNLAKNVPGKEEFIDSLRYFSSELTRRKIKVELNAYQSVESIKQSNFDEVILATGVVPRIPEIDGVDHPMVYNYQQVLRGDATMGQRVAVLGAGGIGYDISEFLTEQGESHTVNLDLWLKEWGIDTEIAHPGGVEGVKQVKPQSARHIYLLQRKDTRFGKTLQPTTGWIHRAALKKRQVEMIAGVQYIKIDDDGLHISENGVNRILAVDNVVLCTGQQSQKELHQGLEDANIKVHLVGGADYAGELDAKRAIRQSAELAAII; encoded by the coding sequence ATGTTAAGTCCGCTTGATTTAGGATTTACTACGCTAAAAAATAGAGTACTGATGGGTTCCATGCACACAGGCCTTGAAGAAGAAAAAGGTGGCTTTGAAAAATTAGCAGCATTTTATGCTGAACGTGCTCGCGGTGGGGTTGGGCTGATCGTAACGGGCGGTATTGCGCCAAATTTTAGGGGCCGAATTGCTCCCCACGGTTCACAATTGAGCTTTAGCTGGCAAACCTCGAAGCATAAACTCGTCACCGATGCCGTGCATAAGGCGGGTAGTAAAATATGCCTGCAAATCCTCCATACCGGTCGTTACGCTTATCACCCTTTTAATATCAGCGCCTCGAATATTAAAGCGCCAATAAACCCGTTTAAGCCGCGCGCCATGAGCGAACGCCAAATAAAGAACACGATTAAAGATTTTGCCAACACTTGTCACCTCGCTAAAAAAGCAGGCTATGATGGAGTTGAAATTATGGGTTCTGAAGGCTACTTAATTAATCAATTTTTATGTACCCGAACCAATAAGCGCCAGGACCAATGGGGTGGCAGCTACCAAAACAGAATGCGTTTAGCATTAGAGATTGTAAAAGCATCGCGTAAAAAAGTCGGTAATGACTTCATCATAATTTTTAGATTATCGATGTTAGATTTGGTCGAAAAAGGCAGTACTTGGGACGAAGTCGTGATCCTGGCCAAAGAGCTGGAGCAATCAGGCGTCACCTTGCTCAATACCGGTGTTGGCTGGCATGAAGCGCGGATCCCAACCATTGCGACCTCGGTACCGCGTGCTGCGTTTAGCTGGGTTACTGCCAAAATGAAAAAAGAAGTCAGCATTCCGCTTATAGCAACAAATAGGATCAATACCCCGGAAGTTGCCGAAGCCATATTAGAACGCGGTGATGCCGACATGGTTTCAATGGCGCGCCCGATGCTCGCAGATGCAGACTTTGTCAATAAGGCAGCTCGTAATGAAGCCGACTCGATTAATACTTGTATTGCCTGTAACCAAGCTTGTTTAGATCATGTCTTTAAACAAAAGCGTGCTAGTTGTTTAGTTAACCCACGCGCTTGTTACGAAACAGAATTAAACTTCGATGCAACCAAAACACCAAAAAAGCTCGCCGTAATTGGTGGTGGCATGGCAGGCATGTCATTTGCAATTTATGCGTCCGAGCGCGGTCATGATGTTACTTTATTTGAAGCCAGCGATACCCTAGGCGGCCAATTTAATCTCGCCAAAAATGTACCAGGCAAAGAAGAGTTTATTGATTCACTACGCTATTTCAGCTCTGAATTAACCCGCAGAAAGATTAAAGTCGAGTTAAACGCTTACCAAAGTGTTGAAAGCATCAAACAGTCAAATTTTGATGAAGTTATCTTAGCAACTGGTGTCGTGCCGCGCATACCTGAAATTGACGGTGTTGATCACCCAATGGTTTATAACTATCAGCAAGTACTACGCGGTGATGCCACAATGGGCCAACGCGTCGCTGTACTAGGCGCGGGTGGCATTGGTTACGATATTAGTGAGTTTTTAACCGAACAGGGCGAATCACATACCGTCAATCTCGATTTGTGGCTAAAAGAATGGGGCATTGATACCGAGATTGCCCACCCTGGTGGCGTTGAAGGCGTCAAACAAGTTAAGCCGCAATCGGCGCGCCACATTTACTTATTACAACGCAAAGACACTCGTTTTGGTAAAACACTCCAACCTACAACAGGTTGGATCCATCGAGCAGCGCTTAAGAAACGCCAAGTAGAAATGATCGCGGGTGTGCAATATATAAAGATCGACGATGATGGTCTCCATATTAGTGAAAATGGCGTCAATCGGATCTTAGCAGTCGATAATGTCGTGTTATGTACTGGTCAGCAATCACAAAAAGAGCTGCATCAAGGTCTTGAAGACGCCAACATCAAAGTTCATCTAGTCGGTGGCGCCGACTACGCAGGTGAATTAGATGCCAAACGTGCAATCCGCCAAAGTGCAGAGCTAGCGGCAATTATTTAA
- a CDS encoding glycine cleavage system protein R — protein MKNIVVTFVGKDKPGLVDQLAALIVKHSGNWLGSSMSHLAGQFAGIIQVELPELELAKFSLAIGKLEDLSLTIQQGHNTTTDIEAEELLNIAIVCNDRGGIVQEITQALHSVDANIEQLGSQLESAANTGHILFRAHITALLPQHSSVEQLQEAIEKIGDDVMVDIEYGS, from the coding sequence ATGAAAAATATAGTAGTTACTTTTGTTGGCAAAGATAAGCCCGGTTTAGTCGATCAACTTGCGGCGCTGATTGTTAAGCACAGCGGCAATTGGTTAGGCAGTTCCATGAGTCATTTAGCCGGACAATTTGCGGGAATAATTCAAGTTGAATTACCTGAATTAGAACTCGCTAAATTTAGTCTAGCGATTGGTAAGCTTGAAGATTTAAGCCTAACGATCCAGCAAGGCCACAATACAACCACCGATATAGAAGCCGAAGAACTACTCAATATAGCGATTGTTTGTAACGATCGCGGTGGTATCGTGCAAGAAATTACCCAAGCCTTGCATTCTGTCGATGCCAATATCGAGCAACTTGGCAGCCAATTAGAAAGCGCCGCGAACACCGGACATATTCTGTTTAGAGCGCATATTACCGCACTATTGCCGCAGCATTCCTCAGTTGAACAGCTGCAAGAAGCGATCGAAAAAATTGGTGACGATGTTATGGTCGATATTGAATACGGTAGTTAA